The following nucleotide sequence is from Tenrec ecaudatus isolate mTenEca1 chromosome X, mTenEca1.hap1, whole genome shotgun sequence.
CGTGAGTTGCCCACTGTGCTAACATTTCTCCATCTCTAAGCCATCCTTAAAGAAGATCATATATGGGGTGACACCATCTTCACGGCagtccagcagagcaaccatgccatctggattcatgttctcaccaataaagaactggtagtttttgaaatttgcaaggatgttcttgatttgttctgcagcacctgtcataaaaggctttactctttctggtttctgttcttcaagtttgcctttgattgatttcatgtagtctttgatgtacttcttgtaggcttcttttgtgaagctggtttcctgcaagtgatggttcatgacAATATCAACACCAGTGACCACGGTGCTTTCTGCTGCATCACCATCAGGGGCTTCAGCTGAGGCGTTACCCCCAATGAGGGAGTCATCGATGGCACCTTCGGTCCTACTGACCATCTTcccctccacttccagacacagcccgtCTGCGATCTCCCGGATCTTGTAGATGTCAGAGATCATCTCATCATGGCTGATGAGGTCCCAGTAGATGATCATGATggcggctgaagggagacagcggcggCGCGAGCTTAGCAGGAGCCCAGAGCTCTCAGCAAGCGCGGTGCGGCCGGAGCGGCGCtcggtgggaggggggagcgggcggAAAGggcccatttcattttttacaacctcTAAATTTTCTAGAttaatactttgcacattccaagttctgaataTTAGTAGATATTTGCAGGTATTGCTTCTCAGTTTGAGTGGTGCCCCATCGGCAAGTGATGGTACCAAAGGCTTTATTCCCACAGGCTTTCCTCCCTCCATGCTACCATGGTCAGCTCTCCTTTGGCAAAACAACCCCTCCTCAGTCATATTCTGAGTGCCTTTATATACAAGGGGCCCATTTactggcactctctctgacaatgttctgcctccgttcattaggccttcagtgtatgacaatgtttcaaagctgtgtgtttgtctgggtaaattagggaaacaaatccacagaaactcatatctacatagatagatgatatagatatagatgatatagatatagatatagatagatatatctcatatatagatatagatatatatgatagttttatatgaagggtaattgtacattaagaaaaaaatcccaatccagtgctgtctaagcccataaatccaacattagccatgtgtccaacaccaatccacaaagtcctcttcaatctcacaaaacacatgcaatgatactgactgcaggaggaaagctgaatcagtgagtgtgtaagcatctcagcagtggcaggggtctccccaaggctgctcagcacacagggctgcatcaaggtaggtccatatggcttctgctcagggatgtcttacaggaagtgagccttgccagctgaagcagggaactggctaaggcagctgcaccctggtctaaccatcagagaacaagagacctgagaactagaaaggtgaggcttactgagccatttatctctccacgctTCAATTactcctacatgtgtttatcggccaggttgacacaataaaccttcacTAActgaatccaccccttgccaatttGGCGCCGGTACACAATTCTTTTGCCTAACAATTCCTGTTAAGCAACACCTAcactttaatcctataatcctatgaatatattcccccatctATGAACGTTTGTAagcaagccaaccacttcatgcctttatccccccaagtTTGGGtacccaatttctatactgcccacttatatcaacccagactaacaaattatgcgtaaggttttcagtggctacttcctttgAAGCGGGCAAGCaactccttctttgtagtctgttctttggCTTGACGCTCTGATGACCCTCCtatcatttgaaataccaatgacataaaTTCTAATATCAGAGCAACACAGAAGCCAACTGAGTATGATAAACTGACATACAAGGTGGCAATTAACAAACTAATGTAATAGCTAAAACTGTAGTAGAAAGCCATATTCAAGGAACTAGAGCTGGTGCTGTCTAATGCAACCCCAGCAATAGCCCTAAAACTAAGACAcaaatagagaaaaaaaaatttgacTGTGTAATTATATTAACCTGATTTTCTCATATGCTATCATCATTATATTACCACACACAGCTTTGCATTTCAAGGTAGGCTTTACAataatctttttgtttgtttgcttgttttgttctttgtaaaAACGAATTCAACACCACTCCATGATTTTATCATTCCTAGCACACTAAGCCATATTATTGTGTGATTAAAAATGGCTAATCCCTTTGCATTTCAGCAGAGTAAtttctaggatattgatctttatgtgatcTACGTTATTTTTGAATACctccagtttttgtttttttttgtttttttaacattttttttattttaacaatttattggggctgatacaattcttttcacagttcatacatatacatacatcaattgtataaagcacatctgtacagtctttgccctaatcatttttttctcttttcttcttttacattttattagggactcaaacaactcttaccacaatccatacatatacatacatcagttgtataaagcacatccatacattccctgccccaatcattctcaaggcatttgctctccacttaagccccttgcatcaggtcctctttcaccccccccccctctctccccattcccccctccatcatatgcccttggtaatttatacctcgttattttgtcatatcttgtcctatccggagtctcccttccccccttctctgctgtccctctcccagggaagaggtcacatgtggatccttgtaaccagttccccctttccaacccactcaccctccactctcccagcatcgtccctcacacccttggtcctgaaggtatcatccaccctggattccctgtacctccaaccctcatatgtaccagtgtacagcctctgtcctatccagccctgcaaggtagaattcggatcatggtagttggggggaggaagcatccaggatctgggggaaagctgtgttcttcatcgatactacctcacaccctaattaacccatctcctctcctaaacccctctatgaggggatgtccattggccgacacttgggccttgggtctccactctgcacttcccccttcatttaatatgatatatatatacatatatacacatacatatatacatatacacatatatacacatacatacacacacttatatcttttttttttttgcatgatgccttatacctggtcccttgggcacctcgtgatctcactggccgttgtgcttcttccatgtgggcttatttgcttctgagctagatggccgcttgttcaccttcaagcctttaagaccccagacactatctcttttgatagccgggcaccatcagctttcttcaccacatttgcttatgcacccatttgtcttcagcgatcctatcatggaggtgtgcagtcaatgatatgattttttgttctttgatgcctggtaactgatccctttgggaccactcgatcacacaggctggtgtgttcttccatgtggactttgttgcttctgagctagatggccgcttgtttatctttaagcctttaagaccccagtcactatctcttttgatagccgggcaccatcagctttcttcaccacatttacttgttcacccactttggctccagccgttgtgtcgggagagtgagcatcatagagttccaatttaataaaagaaggtattcatgcattgagggagtgtttgagtag
It contains:
- the LOC142433874 gene encoding translationally-controlled tumor protein-like, encoding MIIYWDLISHDEMISDIYKIREIADGLCLEVEGKMVSRTEGAIDDSLIGGNASAEAPDGDAAESTVVTGVDIVMNHHLQETSFTKEAYKKYIKDYMKSIKGKLEEQKPERVKPFMTGAAEQIKNILANFKNYQFFIGENMNPDGMVALLDCREDGVTPYMIFFKDGLEMEKC